From one Plantibacter flavus genomic stretch:
- the hxlB gene encoding 6-phospho-3-hexuloisomerase — translation MSNPSVPPSTSVTPATSTVQGALAAIDADLHRTVSSLLEADPASFAGALERLRTADRVFVSGAGRSGLALRMTAMRLMHLGLTVHVVGETTTPAIAAGDVLLVASGSGTTTGVVRAADTAVSVGAQVVAITTDPASPLAELAAETIIVPAAQKTDHGGTRSVQYSGSLFEQAVMLLGDAFFHALWQSDGVSAEELWPRHANLE, via the coding sequence ATGTCGAACCCCTCCGTCCCTCCATCCACGTCGGTGACGCCTGCGACCTCGACGGTCCAAGGGGCGCTCGCCGCGATCGACGCCGATCTGCATCGCACCGTGTCGAGCCTGCTGGAGGCCGATCCGGCGTCGTTCGCCGGCGCACTCGAGCGCCTGCGAACGGCGGACCGCGTGTTCGTGTCCGGTGCCGGGCGTTCCGGTCTCGCGCTCCGGATGACCGCGATGCGACTCATGCACCTCGGGCTCACCGTGCACGTCGTCGGCGAGACGACGACCCCCGCGATCGCCGCCGGTGATGTCCTGCTCGTCGCCAGCGGCTCCGGCACGACGACGGGCGTGGTGCGCGCCGCGGACACGGCCGTCTCCGTCGGGGCGCAGGTGGTCGCCATCACGACCGACCCAGCATCCCCGCTCGCCGAGCTGGCCGCCGAGACGATCATCGTCCCCGCCGCGCAGAAGACCGACCACGGCGGCACGCGTTCCGTGCAGTACTCGGGCAGCCTCTTCGAGCAGGCAGTCATGCTGCTCGGCGACGCGTTCTTCCATGCGCTCTGGCAGTCGGACGGTGTCAGTGCCGAGGAGCTGTGGCCGCGCCACGCGAACCTCGAGTAG
- the hxlA gene encoding 3-hexulose-6-phosphate synthase — protein MKLQVAMDVLTTEAALELAGKVAPYVDILELGTPLIKSEGLRAVTAVKDAHPDKIVFADLKTMDAGELEADIAFSAGADIVTVLGTAGDSTIVGAVKAAKAHGKSVVVDLIGVADKVQRAKEVTALGAAFVEMHAGLDEQAEEGFTFQTLLSDGEAAAVPFSVAGGVNVSTIASVQQAGAQVAVAGGAIYSADDPAASAAALRAAIVA, from the coding sequence ATGAAGCTCCAGGTAGCCATGGACGTCCTCACCACCGAGGCAGCCCTCGAACTCGCCGGGAAGGTCGCGCCCTACGTCGACATCCTCGAGCTCGGCACACCCCTCATCAAGAGCGAGGGCCTGCGTGCCGTCACCGCGGTCAAGGACGCCCACCCCGACAAGATCGTGTTCGCCGACCTCAAGACCATGGACGCCGGTGAGCTCGAAGCCGACATCGCCTTCTCCGCCGGTGCGGACATCGTCACCGTCCTCGGAACCGCAGGTGACAGCACGATCGTCGGCGCCGTGAAGGCCGCGAAGGCGCACGGCAAGTCCGTCGTCGTCGACCTCATCGGGGTCGCCGACAAGGTGCAGCGCGCCAAGGAGGTCACCGCTCTCGGCGCCGCATTCGTCGAGATGCACGCCGGTCTCGACGAGCAGGCGGAGGAGGGCTTCACCTTCCAGACGCTCCTGTCCGACGGTGAAGCGGCCGCCGTGCCGTTCTCGGTCGCCGGTGGCGTGAACGTGTCGACGATCGCGTCGGTGCAGCAGGCGGGCGCGCAGGTCGCGGTCGCCGGTGGGGCAATCTACTCGGCCGACGACCCGGCGGCTTCCGCAGCAGCACTGCGCGCGGCAATCGTCGCCTAA
- a CDS encoding carboxylesterase/lipase family protein — protein MTTDSSPEQPIAQTSSGAVRGTRRADGSVAFLGIPFAEPPIGARRFQAPEPRAPWDGVLDATACGATPQRKAMAEITTIPEPSIPGDSTLNVNVFTPDPTPTDEGAGLPVLVWIHGGGFIAGSPASPWYDGRAFNRDGVVTVSVSYRLGFDGFGWLPDAPANRGVLDWILALEWVRDNIAAFGGDPQRVTIAGQSAGGGSVMTLLTVPSARHLFERAISVSGVPGDVPLVEAQALTARLAEHLGVPATLAGFASVSEATLIEAQGFEAVPGGATDPESVLRGMTTMNGRLGLGPVVDGELVVDTVEAGMIAGRGADKPLLVSATREEFAGFFTGRLDEFDAVAPTRALELMGVPEPLAEAYVATQPGERTGLVAGRFVSDVMFRERVIRWLALRDDAETWVSDFVWRSAVSGIAEHCLDVPFIFDVLDDPDVTRVAGPHAPQELADRVHGAVVAFVRDGSPGWSRSDRDASGIEVFDAAGAPTVEPFASARVLAAAKRLGEAASTPS, from the coding sequence ATGACGACCGATTCCAGCCCAGAGCAACCCATCGCACAGACGTCCTCGGGAGCGGTTCGCGGCACGCGCCGCGCCGACGGGTCGGTCGCCTTCCTCGGCATCCCGTTCGCCGAGCCGCCGATCGGAGCGAGACGGTTCCAGGCCCCCGAGCCCAGGGCGCCCTGGGACGGTGTCCTCGACGCGACCGCCTGCGGTGCGACACCGCAGCGGAAGGCCATGGCCGAGATCACGACGATCCCGGAACCGTCGATCCCCGGCGACTCGACGCTCAACGTCAACGTCTTCACACCCGACCCGACTCCGACCGACGAGGGCGCCGGCCTGCCCGTCCTCGTGTGGATCCACGGCGGCGGCTTCATCGCCGGGTCGCCCGCGAGCCCCTGGTACGACGGCCGGGCCTTCAACCGCGACGGCGTCGTCACGGTCTCGGTGTCCTACCGCCTCGGCTTCGACGGCTTCGGCTGGCTGCCCGACGCCCCTGCCAACCGCGGTGTGCTCGACTGGATCCTCGCGCTCGAGTGGGTGCGCGACAACATCGCGGCGTTCGGTGGTGACCCGCAGCGGGTCACGATCGCCGGCCAGTCCGCCGGCGGCGGGTCCGTCATGACCCTGCTCACGGTCCCGTCGGCCAGGCACCTGTTCGAGCGGGCGATCTCGGTGTCCGGAGTGCCCGGCGACGTCCCGCTCGTCGAGGCGCAGGCCCTGACCGCGCGACTCGCCGAGCACCTCGGGGTGCCCGCAACCCTGGCCGGTTTCGCGAGCGTCTCGGAGGCGACGCTGATCGAGGCTCAGGGCTTCGAGGCCGTCCCCGGTGGGGCGACCGATCCGGAGTCCGTGCTCCGAGGGATGACGACGATGAACGGCCGCCTCGGTCTCGGGCCGGTGGTCGACGGCGAGCTGGTCGTCGACACCGTCGAAGCGGGCATGATCGCGGGACGAGGTGCGGACAAGCCGTTGCTCGTCAGCGCGACCCGAGAGGAGTTCGCCGGGTTCTTCACCGGTCGGCTCGACGAGTTCGACGCCGTGGCGCCGACGCGTGCCCTCGAGCTCATGGGTGTGCCGGAGCCGCTCGCCGAGGCGTACGTCGCGACCCAGCCCGGCGAACGCACGGGACTCGTCGCGGGTCGCTTCGTGAGCGACGTCATGTTCCGGGAGCGCGTCATCCGCTGGCTGGCGCTGCGTGACGACGCCGAGACCTGGGTGTCCGACTTCGTGTGGCGCTCGGCGGTGAGCGGGATCGCGGAGCACTGCCTCGACGTCCCGTTCATCTTCGACGTGCTCGACGACCCGGACGTCACCCGGGTGGCGGGCCCGCACGCGCCGCAGGAGCTGGCTGATCGGGTCCACGGTGCAGTCGTGGCGTTCGTCCGAGACGGGTCACCGGGCTGGTCGAGGTCCGACCGCGACGCCTCCGGGATCGAGGTGTTCGACGCGGCCGGGGCACCGACGGTCGAACCGTTCGCGAGTGCACGCGTCCTCGCAGCGGCGAAGCGACTCGGGGAAGCGGCATCGACACCGTCCTGA